One Candidatus Thermokryptus mobilis DNA window includes the following coding sequences:
- the ligA gene encoding NAD-dependent DNA ligase LigA: protein MDPKIIERVEELRKQIREHDYRYYVLAEPIISDFEYDMLMRELIELERQYPELVTPDSPTQRVGGAPTKEFPTVTHPVPMLSLNNAFTIEEIREFDRRVAELLEGEKYRYVAELKFDGVAVRLKYENGILVLGATRGDGVQGDDITNNIKTIRSIPLRLMNPDEKFLNIEVRGEVYMNKVDFERLNEERERLGEKLFANPRNATAGTLKLQDPKLVAQRPLRFFAYYLMAEGVELESHYENLQILKRLGFPVCEHVKLCNNIDEVIEFWRYWEERRDDLPYEIDGVVVKVDSIRQQEVLGAIAKSPRWAIAFKFTPRQAQTKLLGITLQVGRVGTITPVAELQPVPLGGVIITRATLHNEDYIKEKDIRVGDTVIVERSGEVIPKIVGVVLEKRPPDAVPFVFPKNCPACGGPIERPAGEANYYCENPECPAQVRARIEHFASRGAMDIEGLGEAIVDKLVTLGFLKNYADIYELHRHKAKLVRIEGFGEKSVQNLLNSIENSKKQPFHRVLYAIGIRYVGSEIAKLLADAFGSIDNLMNASVEQISSVYGIGPRIAESVYKFFHDERNLELIRRLKEAGLNFEVKPEEKAKKKLAGKTFVFTGTLKNFTREEAKEKVEELGGKVSNSVSRKTDYVVVGENPGSKYDKARQLGVRIITEEEFLELIK, encoded by the coding sequence ATTGACCCGAAAATAATTGAGAGGGTTGAGGAGTTAAGAAAACAGATAAGGGAACACGATTATAGATATTATGTCCTTGCTGAGCCGATAATTTCTGACTTTGAATATGATATGTTGATGAGGGAGCTTATTGAGCTTGAGCGTCAATATCCAGAGCTTGTGACGCCTGACTCTCCGACGCAGAGGGTTGGTGGAGCTCCTACGAAGGAGTTTCCAACTGTGACACACCCAGTTCCGATGTTAAGTTTAAACAATGCTTTTACAATTGAAGAGATAAGGGAGTTTGATAGGAGAGTTGCAGAGCTTCTTGAAGGGGAAAAGTATAGATATGTTGCCGAACTGAAGTTTGATGGTGTAGCAGTGAGGTTGAAATATGAAAATGGGATTCTCGTTCTTGGGGCAACTCGTGGTGATGGTGTTCAAGGGGATGACATAACCAACAATATAAAAACGATTCGTTCAATCCCGCTTAGGTTGATGAATCCAGACGAGAAATTTTTGAACATTGAGGTGCGTGGCGAGGTTTATATGAACAAGGTTGATTTTGAAAGATTGAATGAGGAGCGGGAACGACTTGGGGAAAAGCTTTTTGCCAACCCAAGAAATGCAACTGCTGGGACATTGAAACTGCAAGACCCGAAACTCGTGGCTCAGCGACCTTTGAGATTTTTCGCTTATTACTTGATGGCTGAAGGGGTTGAGCTTGAAAGTCATTACGAGAACCTTCAAATTTTGAAACGGCTTGGCTTCCCAGTTTGTGAGCATGTGAAGTTGTGTAATAATATAGATGAGGTGATTGAGTTTTGGAGATACTGGGAGGAGCGAAGGGATGATTTGCCTTATGAGATTGATGGTGTCGTTGTCAAAGTTGATTCAATTCGTCAGCAGGAAGTTTTGGGTGCAATTGCGAAAAGCCCAAGGTGGGCTATTGCCTTTAAGTTCACGCCAAGACAAGCGCAAACGAAACTTCTCGGGATAACGCTACAAGTCGGTAGAGTTGGAACGATAACTCCTGTAGCTGAACTTCAACCGGTTCCACTTGGTGGTGTGATAATAACAAGGGCAACACTTCACAATGAGGACTATATAAAAGAAAAAGATATAAGGGTTGGTGATACAGTCATCGTTGAGAGAAGCGGTGAAGTCATACCGAAGATAGTTGGTGTTGTCCTTGAGAAAAGACCGCCTGATGCGGTGCCGTTTGTATTCCCGAAGAATTGCCCAGCTTGCGGTGGTCCAATTGAAAGACCAGCTGGTGAGGCAAACTATTATTGTGAAAATCCAGAATGTCCAGCTCAAGTTAGAGCTAGAATTGAACATTTCGCATCAAGAGGTGCTATGGATATTGAAGGGCTTGGGGAGGCAATCGTTGATAAACTTGTGACGCTTGGTTTCTTGAAAAATTATGCTGATATATACGAACTTCACAGGCACAAAGCGAAACTTGTAAGGATTGAGGGGTTCGGTGAGAAAAGCGTTCAAAATCTTTTAAACTCAATTGAAAACAGTAAGAAACAACCATTTCATCGTGTCCTTTATGCCATCGGAATAAGATATGTCGGCTCTGAAATTGCAAAACTTCTTGCTGATGCGTTCGGTTCAATTGACAATTTGATGAACGCAAGTGTTGAGCAGATTTCTTCGGTTTACGGGATTGGTCCAAGAATTGCTGAAAGCGTTTATAAGTTTTTCCACGATGAAAGAAATCTTGAGCTGATAAGAAGATTAAAAGAGGCGGGGCTTAATTTTGAGGTCAAGCCGGAGGAAAAGGCAAAAAAGAAATTAGCGGGGAAGACATTTGTGTTCACGGGAACTTTGAAAAATTTTACGCGTGAGGAAGCAAAAGAAAAAGTTGAGGAACTCGGTGGAAAGGTAAGTAATAGCGTCAGCCGGAAGACGGATTATGTCGTTGTTGGGGAAAACCCAGGTTCAAAGTATGATAAAGCTAGACAACTCGGGGTCAGAATAATAACAGAGGAGGAGTTTCTTGAACTCATTAAATAA
- a CDS encoding NYN domain-containing protein, giving the protein MSNKTYIIDGYNLIHKSKKLSKVFASNIERAREELVSMLSDFFSKRKEECILVFDGKLNITNDLSTPSVRVIFSHPPDKADDLIKKIIMNQDPKRRKNFIVVSSDNEIINCAKACGAERISSEEFLKNLSSRERTNEEEEKPFVKLTEEEIKRMLQR; this is encoded by the coding sequence TTGAGCAACAAAACATACATAATTGACGGTTATAATCTAATTCATAAATCCAAAAAGTTGAGCAAGGTTTTCGCCTCAAACATAGAGCGTGCCCGTGAAGAGCTCGTTTCAATGTTATCTGATTTCTTCTCAAAGAGAAAAGAAGAATGTATCCTTGTTTTTGACGGGAAATTGAACATCACAAACGATCTCTCAACTCCCTCCGTGCGAGTTATATTCTCGCACCCGCCAGATAAAGCTGATGACCTGATAAAGAAAATCATAATGAACCAAGACCCGAAAAGAAGAAAAAATTTTATCGTCGTTTCCTCCGACAACGAAATAATAAACTGTGCGAAAGCGTGCGGAGCTGAGAGAATTTCATCGGAAGAATTTCTAAAAAATTTATCTTCAAGGGAAAGGACAAATGAAGAGGAAGAGAAGCCGTTCGTGAAACTCACTGAGGAAGAAATAAAAAGAATGCTTCAAAGATGA
- a CDS encoding response regulator, which translates to MKALIVEDNDEARKLLAELLRGSGFEIVEAENGKIALEILKQKKDFDIIISDILMPVMDGFKFCYEVKSNPELNFIPFVFYTGSYISAEDKMFGLKLGADDYITKPIKFESLLDRINKVIERKAIRKPVAEFEEATYLKEYNERLIHKLEEKLIELNQAYEQIKEKNKELETINLILTAINSTKNIKHLLKQISKPFSEIFDADAVNFFVFDRTKISLKLVFSFTKLPDENIFEKHPELPIGDDFATEIMNQKLIIYHNIGKGSTKVRGEIFKSDFNSFVEVALRVRDKFIGSIELAFKRDDASLDESKISILEMLAQQIAIGIDNLTLFSELKESEEKYRTFIHLTPAGLIVIDDKMNILFSSQKANEIFKCELEGKNLKEFLRSSTIEEFCKYDFEQVEKTFEATYNGKFLLISATKKLDDPKLGKCILVVNDISDFKRLQEEKRKVEAKLWQEYRLASIGRLAGGIAHNLKNPLAVLNLGLQSLKRKGIETEQVERLLKQVDRINQIIENLSLKTKEEIEKNKKRFDLNQLLQRELETLEFDPFYKHHVEKVFQFSEKPIIIEAVYSDFSSAFSHILRNAIDAMLETERKVLTVKTWEDEQNIYVEIIDTGIGMTDEIKEKIFEPFFTTKTSDNFTEIKGVGLGLTITYQNLKRYGADFEIESEIGKGTNFKVIIPKRNVGAF; encoded by the coding sequence ATGAAGGCACTTATAGTTGAGGACAACGATGAAGCGAGGAAATTGTTAGCAGAACTCCTAAGAGGATCGGGATTTGAAATAGTTGAAGCTGAAAACGGAAAAATAGCGCTTGAAATTTTAAAACAGAAAAAAGATTTTGACATCATAATCTCCGATATTTTGATGCCTGTAATGGATGGATTTAAATTCTGTTACGAGGTTAAATCAAACCCGGAATTGAACTTCATCCCTTTTGTCTTCTACACCGGGAGTTATATATCAGCCGAAGATAAAATGTTCGGTTTAAAACTTGGCGCGGATGACTACATAACAAAGCCGATAAAATTTGAATCCCTTCTTGATAGGATAAATAAAGTGATTGAGAGAAAAGCAATCAGAAAGCCAGTTGCGGAATTTGAGGAAGCAACCTATCTGAAAGAATACAACGAACGCTTAATACATAAGCTTGAGGAGAAACTAATTGAACTAAACCAAGCATATGAACAGATAAAAGAGAAGAACAAGGAACTTGAAACGATCAACTTAATCCTCACAGCAATAAATTCCACAAAGAATATCAAACATCTTTTAAAGCAAATTTCAAAACCGTTCTCGGAAATTTTTGATGCAGATGCCGTAAACTTTTTCGTTTTTGATAGAACGAAAATTTCTCTCAAACTCGTTTTTTCATTCACAAAGTTACCCGATGAGAACATCTTTGAGAAACACCCGGAGCTTCCAATTGGCGATGACTTCGCCACTGAAATAATGAACCAAAAACTGATAATCTACCATAACATCGGCAAGGGGAGCACAAAGGTGAGAGGGGAAATTTTTAAGAGCGATTTTAACTCCTTCGTTGAGGTCGCTTTAAGGGTAAGGGATAAATTCATCGGTTCAATTGAACTTGCATTCAAAAGGGATGATGCCTCACTTGATGAGTCAAAAATTTCAATCCTTGAAATGTTGGCGCAACAGATCGCAATTGGAATTGATAATTTGACGCTGTTTTCTGAGTTAAAGGAATCGGAGGAAAAATACAGAACTTTTATCCATCTTACCCCCGCTGGTTTGATAGTAATTGACGACAAAATGAACATATTATTTTCAAGTCAAAAAGCGAACGAAATTTTCAAATGTGAGCTTGAAGGTAAAAATTTGAAGGAGTTTTTAAGATCTTCAACAATTGAAGAGTTTTGTAAATATGATTTTGAGCAAGTTGAAAAGACCTTTGAAGCAACATACAACGGAAAGTTTTTACTAATCTCAGCCACGAAAAAACTTGACGACCCAAAACTTGGAAAGTGCATACTCGTTGTAAATGATATAAGCGATTTCAAAAGATTGCAAGAGGAGAAAAGAAAAGTTGAAGCAAAGCTTTGGCAGGAATATCGCCTTGCTTCAATTGGACGTCTTGCGGGAGGAATCGCCCACAATCTTAAAAACCCGCTTGCGGTTTTAAACCTCGGTCTTCAATCTTTAAAAAGAAAGGGAATTGAAACGGAACAAGTTGAAAGATTGCTGAAACAAGTTGATAGGATAAACCAGATAATTGAGAACCTATCGTTAAAAACAAAGGAAGAAATTGAAAAGAACAAAAAAAGATTTGATTTAAATCAGCTTTTACAAAGGGAACTTGAAACGCTTGAATTTGACCCGTTTTATAAACATCATGTTGAAAAAGTTTTCCAATTCTCTGAAAAACCAATCATAATTGAAGCTGTATATTCAGACTTTTCAAGCGCATTTTCCCATATTTTAAGAAATGCCATTGACGCTATGCTTGAAACAGAACGGAAAGTTCTAACTGTTAAAACTTGGGAGGATGAGCAAAATATCTATGTTGAAATAATTGACACAGGAATTGGAATGACGGATGAAATTAAAGAAAAAATTTTTGAGCCATTTTTCACTACGAAAACATCTGACAATTTCACTGAAATTAAAGGAGTTGGACTCGGTCTGACGATAACATATCAAAATTTGAAAAGATACGGCGCTGATTTTGAGATAGAGTCAGAGATAGGCAAAGGGACGAACTTCAAAGTTATAATCCCAAAAAGAAATGTCGGTGCATTTTGA
- a CDS encoding helix-turn-helix domain-containing protein: MGVGERLRDARMERNLTLRDISNKTRISEKFLENIESGVFDFAPEPYVRAFIRSYARVVGLNPDEVIKQYDAEVSALKVKKEEKPAVKKIEFDIGTFVSENVIWIIGAVVVLFIVIIAFVGLGEGEKKVVQKKSFESAVEEVSKGVKKEVKTEIKAEEKSVKDSLELKVISTDSVWISVMIDSSTVKEFLMPPNISLTLKARDNFNFILGNAGGVKFILNGRDLGSPGRKGVVLRNYIISREKLEKINSTPAP, from the coding sequence ATGGGCGTTGGAGAGAGATTAAGGGACGCACGTATGGAACGAAATTTAACCTTGAGGGACATTTCAAACAAGACGAGGATAAGTGAGAAGTTTCTTGAGAATATAGAAAGTGGGGTTTTTGATTTCGCTCCCGAGCCGTATGTTAGGGCTTTTATTAGAAGTTATGCGAGGGTGGTGGGCTTGAACCCCGATGAGGTCATAAAACAATATGACGCGGAGGTTTCCGCTCTTAAAGTTAAAAAAGAGGAAAAACCAGCGGTTAAAAAGATAGAGTTTGACATCGGCACTTTCGTTTCTGAAAATGTAATTTGGATCATTGGGGCAGTTGTTGTTCTTTTCATTGTGATAATCGCTTTTGTCGGTTTAGGTGAGGGGGAGAAAAAAGTGGTTCAAAAGAAGAGTTTTGAATCAGCGGTTGAGGAAGTTTCAAAAGGTGTGAAAAAAGAGGTTAAAACTGAAATTAAAGCCGAAGAGAAAAGCGTTAAAGATAGCCTTGAATTGAAAGTTATATCAACTGATTCTGTTTGGATAAGCGTTATGATTGATAGTTCTACTGTTAAGGAATTTTTGATGCCACCGAATATAAGTTTGACTTTGAAAGCGAGGGATAATTTTAATTTCATTCTTGGGAATGCCGGTGGTGTTAAGTTCATTTTGAATGGTCGTGATCTCGGGTCACCTGGTAGGAAAGGTGTTGTTTTGCGAAATTACATCATCAGCCGAGAGAAATTAGAAAAAATAAATTCCACCCCTGCGCCATGA
- the speB gene encoding agmatinase: protein MKTLGKDKNFLSIPEEFSNLEKSKIVIIPAPYEHTTSYIKGTILGPEKLIEASHQVELYDEEFDIELYKTIGIATLEPLDFTELRDEKAVELAYKIALELLKQDKFLVTIGGEHTIAIGPIKAYSEVYKNLTILHFDAHSDLRDEYEGNKYSHASAIARAFEFNKNIVQVGIRAQDISEARFIKENGIKTFYAWEIKSGKYNKDGKTWQDAVVDELSENVYITFDLDYFDPSVMPAVGTPVPNGLYWDETIELLKKVADSKNIVGFDIVELCPLPGLEYPNFISAFFTNKLLNIIFANKIKNSN from the coding sequence ATGAAAACCCTTGGAAAAGACAAAAACTTCCTCTCAATCCCAGAGGAATTCTCAAACCTTGAAAAATCAAAAATAGTCATAATTCCTGCACCATACGAACATACAACAAGCTACATAAAAGGGACAATTCTCGGACCTGAAAAACTGATTGAAGCATCCCATCAAGTTGAACTCTACGACGAAGAATTTGACATTGAACTTTATAAAACAATTGGAATTGCAACACTTGAACCGCTTGACTTTACTGAACTCAGGGATGAAAAGGCAGTTGAACTTGCTTATAAAATCGCACTTGAACTATTAAAACAAGATAAATTCCTTGTAACGATTGGAGGTGAACACACAATTGCTATCGGTCCGATAAAAGCATATTCAGAGGTTTATAAAAATCTCACAATTCTTCACTTTGACGCTCACTCGGATTTAAGGGATGAATACGAGGGGAATAAATACAGTCACGCATCAGCTATCGCCCGTGCGTTTGAGTTCAATAAAAATATCGTCCAGGTTGGAATAAGAGCCCAAGATATATCTGAAGCAAGGTTCATAAAAGAAAACGGGATAAAAACTTTTTATGCCTGGGAGATAAAGTCCGGAAAATACAACAAAGATGGAAAAACTTGGCAGGATGCGGTCGTTGACGAATTAAGCGAAAATGTCTATATAACATTTGATCTTGACTATTTTGACCCATCGGTCATGCCAGCCGTTGGAACACCCGTCCCAAATGGTCTCTATTGGGACGAAACAATTGAACTTTTGAAAAAAGTCGCCGACTCAAAAAACATCGTCGGTTTTGACATCGTTGAACTTTGCCCTTTGCCAGGGCTTGAATATCCAAATTTCATATCAGCATTTTTCACGAACAAACTTCTCAACATAATTTTCGCCAATAAAATTAAAAACTCAAATTGA
- a CDS encoding LptF/LptG family permease: MQDKIKIIDIYTTKQFLQMIIFGLIAFILIFILVDLMENLDDFIDQMVPTSIILKYYLYFTPEIIKLTLPVAVLLSCLFTTGRMSNLNELTAIKVAGVSLYRFMLPFLVISFILSVISVYFNAWVVPKTNKKKLNLERVYMRKHLESWGKYNIYIQDTYTRLLSIGYFDDESNTAHRVDIQDFDSLDVTKIVARYTAPAMKWDSTRDNWLLINCTYRKFVDGREFLNKLDTLNIGKLNFKPVDIKRKQMKPDEMNADEMSEFIKDQIRSGNDPSRWLTDYHSKFAFPFSNFIVVLFGVALASQKKRAGLAMEFGLSLLIAFIYFIFMKISTSFGYAGLLNPFASAWLANFVFLICGIIVILKVRK; encoded by the coding sequence ATGCAAGATAAAATCAAAATAATTGACATATACACGACAAAGCAATTCTTACAGATGATAATTTTCGGGCTCATCGCCTTCATATTAATTTTCATCTTAGTTGACCTTATGGAAAACCTTGATGATTTCATAGACCAAATGGTGCCCACCTCAATAATTTTGAAATATTATCTCTACTTCACGCCTGAGATAATAAAGCTTACACTTCCTGTTGCAGTTTTACTTTCTTGTCTTTTCACGACTGGAAGAATGTCAAATTTGAATGAACTCACAGCGATAAAGGTTGCGGGTGTAAGTTTATATAGGTTTATGCTTCCATTTCTTGTGATCTCTTTTATTTTAAGTGTGATTTCAGTTTATTTCAACGCTTGGGTCGTGCCAAAAACGAACAAGAAAAAGTTGAACCTTGAAAGGGTCTATATGCGAAAACATCTTGAATCGTGGGGGAAATATAACATCTACATTCAAGACACATACACGCGGTTACTTTCCATCGGATACTTTGACGATGAATCAAACACAGCTCATAGGGTTGACATTCAGGACTTTGACTCTCTTGATGTCACTAAGATAGTAGCAAGATATACTGCCCCTGCTATGAAATGGGACAGCACACGGGATAACTGGTTGCTTATAAATTGCACATATCGTAAATTTGTAGACGGAAGGGAATTCTTAAATAAACTTGACACTTTAAATATCGGCAAATTAAATTTTAAACCGGTGGACATCAAACGCAAACAGATGAAACCGGATGAGATGAACGCAGATGAAATGTCGGAGTTTATCAAGGATCAAATAAGAAGCGGAAATGACCCATCAAGATGGTTAACTGATTATCACTCAAAGTTTGCTTTCCCGTTCTCAAACTTTATCGTTGTTCTCTTTGGCGTAGCGCTTGCCTCACAGAAGAAAAGAGCTGGTCTGGCGATGGAATTCGGACTGAGTTTATTAATAGCGTTCATCTATTTCATCTTTATGAAAATAAGCACATCCTTTGGTTATGCTGGACTTTTGAATCCATTCGCATCGGCATGGCTTGCAAACTTTGTCTTCCTTATTTGTGGAATAATCGTCATTCTAAAGGTTAGAAAATAA
- a CDS encoding DUF6913 domain-containing protein, with protein sequence MKAIKLILLTYAKFRYGIRGGKIVNFTQAFQRARYIVVIMPRKKEQFLIAYEMLKNIPGKFNITVIAMAEYRDYFTVKKYRYVEVGEDDISIFGLPKKNFIKKIALFRYDIAIDMSFDFDIFNAWLCQKINSGIKIGFKKENADLFYNFQLAIGEETDMKSAYIGMIGSLSIF encoded by the coding sequence ATGAAAGCAATTAAGTTAATCCTTTTAACCTATGCGAAATTCAGATACGGGATAAGGGGAGGTAAAATAGTCAATTTCACGCAGGCGTTTCAGAGGGCGAGATATATCGTGGTGATTATGCCGAGAAAGAAAGAACAGTTTCTCATCGCTTACGAGATGCTTAAAAATATACCCGGCAAGTTTAATATCACAGTGATTGCGATGGCTGAGTACAGGGACTATTTCACAGTGAAAAAATATCGGTATGTGGAAGTAGGCGAGGATGATATTTCAATTTTCGGGTTGCCAAAGAAAAATTTCATTAAAAAAATTGCCCTTTTCAGATATGATATTGCAATTGATATGAGTTTTGACTTTGACATTTTCAATGCTTGGCTTTGCCAGAAGATCAACTCTGGGATAAAAATTGGTTTCAAAAAGGAAAACGCTGATTTGTTTTATAACTTCCAACTCGCCATAGGAGAGGAGACCGATATGAAATCCGCTTACATTGGAATGATCGGTTCATTGAGCATTTTTTAA
- a CDS encoding LptF/LptG family permease, whose product MILYRYILRLHIGPFLFSFFTLILIFLLQFLMKYIDQLIGKGLDVWVIIELIVLNLAWIVVLAVPMSVLIAVLMAFGGLSANNEVTVMKSSGVSLYKMMLPVLIVSFLITWLLIIFNNEVLPDANHRLKVLMIDIHRKKPTLTLNPGIFSTDVTGYAILVRKTHEHTNEFEDATIYNYSDPMKQIVITAKKGRISFTPDYKKLIMDLENGEIHEQDAENKNIYRIVKYEKYRVVMEVQGFGFERSSGNAFQRGDRELSAKDMLRIVDSLRNIQRKIYESLNSIALTNFKNPFEGKTILPTSFYQRPRVDSVSDYEAMVSASQKLISLNAILKNYITQIEYYDRSIDAYMVEVHKKYAIPFACVVFVLVGAPLGMMARRGNFGVAASLSLAFFLFYWACLIGGEKLADRDILSPFLSMWIANFVVGTLGIYLTIRMGKESMIIDWYSIKEIIPPRIKTWLGIPEEEILTDRYAR is encoded by the coding sequence ATGATTTTATACAGATACATACTTCGCTTGCATATTGGTCCATTTTTATTTTCATTTTTCACATTGATTCTCATCTTCCTTCTGCAATTCCTTATGAAATACATTGATCAACTCATCGGGAAAGGGCTTGACGTTTGGGTTATAATTGAGCTAATCGTTTTAAATCTTGCTTGGATAGTCGTCCTTGCTGTTCCGATGTCGGTTTTGATTGCTGTTTTGATGGCTTTCGGTGGGCTTTCCGCAAATAACGAAGTAACCGTAATGAAATCAAGCGGTGTGAGCCTTTATAAAATGATGTTGCCCGTTTTAATTGTATCATTTTTGATAACTTGGCTACTTATAATCTTCAATAACGAGGTTCTCCCGGATGCAAATCACAGGTTAAAGGTTCTTATGATAGATATACACCGAAAGAAACCAACGCTTACGCTTAACCCTGGGATATTTTCAACCGATGTGACTGGTTATGCGATACTTGTAAGAAAAACACATGAACATACGAACGAATTTGAAGATGCGACGATTTACAATTATTCCGACCCGATGAAGCAGATCGTGATTACAGCCAAGAAGGGAAGAATTTCGTTTACGCCCGATTACAAGAAATTGATAATGGACCTTGAAAATGGCGAAATACACGAACAAGATGCGGAGAATAAAAACATCTACAGAATTGTGAAATATGAAAAATATAGAGTTGTCATGGAAGTTCAGGGTTTTGGGTTTGAGCGTTCCTCGGGTAATGCATTTCAGCGTGGCGACAGAGAATTGAGCGCAAAAGATATGTTAAGGATAGTTGACAGCTTGAGGAACATACAGAGAAAAATTTACGAGAGTTTGAATTCAATAGCATTGACAAATTTCAAAAACCCGTTTGAAGGTAAAACGATTCTTCCTACTTCATTTTATCAACGACCGAGGGTTGATTCTGTAAGTGATTACGAGGCAATGGTATCAGCGTCGCAAAAGCTAATAAGTTTGAACGCCATCTTAAAAAACTATATCACTCAAATTGAATACTATGATCGTTCAATTGACGCTTATATGGTTGAGGTTCACAAGAAATATGCTATACCATTTGCTTGTGTTGTCTTTGTTTTAGTTGGTGCACCTCTTGGGATGATGGCAAGACGAGGGAATTTTGGAGTTGCTGCAAGCTTAAGCCTTGCTTTCTTTCTTTTCTACTGGGCTTGCTTGATCGGTGGCGAAAAACTTGCCGACAGAGATATATTATCGCCTTTCTTGAGCATGTGGATAGCAAATTTCGTCGTAGGGACTTTGGGAATCTATCTGACGATACGCATGGGAAAAGAATCCATGATCATTGATTGGTATAGCATAAAGGAAATAATACCACCAAGGATAAAGACATGGCTTGGAATCCCAGAAGAAGAAATTTTAACCGACAGATATGCAAGATAA